One window of the Ignavibacteriota bacterium genome contains the following:
- a CDS encoding family 10 glycosylhydrolase, with the protein MRATEPRSARRRGAAALCLCAALALAGPLAPAQTLPARECRAVWLTTLSGLDWPSAATRGNPEAQQRELRVILDNLVARNINTVYFQARSRGNAFYRSAIEPWAAELSGSFGTDPGWDPLAFAISEAHARGLELHAWVNVFKVWSGGASPPRSTPPHIAHASPTWATEYKGEQWIDPGIPEAREWLVRLFSDIALRYDLDAIHLDYARYPEADFDDAATYRRLGRGTERAAWRRANVDAFVEELSARLRALKPRLRLGAAPIGIYESIPDARGWQGYHALGQDSRGWLRKGLVDYLAPQIYWGLKRRGSNVDFDALIHDWQRASSGRTIIAGMAPYKDDVRPWIGDMIDVSRAAGAAGQAYFRYEHVRDGSAFAGRYETRILPPAAPWRDPVRPNPPTALRVERGDGAATLTWRSPAPAADGETVTRSAVYRMERDAAAAPVLLAVLPEGVTQYRDTQRATEAEYVVTALDRCNNESDACSSAFIAGRARTPSPSHARTAPRLAEPVFHGERLLLVAYQLPAPADMRLRLMDGDGAELAVLVEGRIDAGTHMLGLDLDRLPPRAARLVFETGETTQLRELTSAP; encoded by the coding sequence GTGCGCGCGACTGAGCCGCGCTCCGCGCGGCGTCGTGGTGCGGCGGCGCTGTGCCTGTGCGCCGCGCTGGCTCTTGCGGGTCCGCTCGCGCCTGCGCAGACGCTGCCCGCGCGCGAGTGCCGCGCGGTCTGGCTCACGACACTCTCCGGACTCGACTGGCCTTCCGCCGCGACGCGCGGGAATCCCGAGGCGCAGCAGCGCGAACTTCGTGTGATACTCGACAATCTCGTGGCGCGGAACATCAACACCGTCTATTTCCAGGCGCGTTCGCGCGGGAACGCGTTTTACCGCAGTGCCATCGAACCCTGGGCCGCGGAATTGAGCGGCAGTTTCGGGACGGATCCCGGATGGGATCCGCTCGCCTTCGCCATCAGCGAGGCACACGCGCGCGGACTCGAACTCCACGCATGGGTGAACGTGTTCAAGGTCTGGAGCGGCGGTGCCTCTCCGCCGCGAAGCACGCCGCCGCACATCGCGCACGCATCACCCACGTGGGCCACCGAGTACAAGGGCGAGCAGTGGATCGATCCGGGCATCCCCGAGGCGCGCGAGTGGCTCGTGCGGCTATTTTCGGACATAGCGCTCCGATATGATCTCGACGCGATCCATCTCGACTACGCGCGCTATCCGGAGGCGGACTTCGACGACGCGGCGACATACAGGCGCCTCGGTCGCGGGACCGAGCGCGCGGCATGGCGCCGCGCAAACGTTGACGCCTTTGTCGAGGAACTCTCGGCGCGACTGCGGGCATTAAAGCCGCGCCTGCGTCTCGGCGCAGCGCCGATCGGCATCTACGAAAGCATCCCCGACGCGCGCGGCTGGCAGGGGTATCACGCGCTGGGCCAGGATTCTCGCGGCTGGCTGCGCAAGGGTCTCGTCGACTATCTCGCGCCGCAGATCTACTGGGGGCTCAAACGACGCGGCAGCAATGTGGATTTCGACGCGCTGATCCACGACTGGCAGCGCGCGTCGTCGGGACGGACCATCATCGCGGGCATGGCCCCGTACAAGGACGATGTGCGTCCCTGGATCGGCGACATGATCGACGTGAGCCGCGCAGCAGGCGCCGCGGGCCAGGCCTATTTCCGCTATGAGCATGTGCGCGACGGCAGCGCTTTCGCGGGGCGGTACGAAACGCGGATACTGCCCCCCGCGGCGCCCTGGCGCGATCCCGTGCGCCCGAATCCGCCGACCGCCTTGCGCGTTGAACGCGGTGACGGGGCGGCGACACTGACATGGAGGTCGCCCGCGCCCGCGGCCGACGGTGAGACCGTCACACGCAGCGCGGTATATCGGATGGAACGTGACGCGGCCGCCGCACCCGTCCTGCTCGCCGTGCTGCCAGAAGGAGTGACACAATACCGCGATACGCAGCGCGCCACCGAGGCCGAGTATGTCGTCACCGCGCTCGACCGCTGCAACAACGAAAGTGACGCCTGCTCCAGCGCCTTCATCGCAGGCCGCGCGCGCACACCCTCGCCCTCGCACGCCCGCACGGCGCCGCGCCTCGCCGAACCAGTGTTCCACGGCGAGCGCCTGCTGCTTGTCGCATACCAGTTACCCGCGCCGGCGGACATGCGCCTGCGCCTCATGGACGGTGACGGAGCCGAACTTGCCGTGCTCGTGGAGGGACGCATCGACGCGGGCACACACATGCTGGGCCTCGATCTCGACCGCCTTCCACCGCGCGCCGCGCGCCTCGTGTTCGAGACCGGCGAGACGACGCAGCTTCGCGAACTCACGTCCGCGCCATGA